A region of Allocoleopsis franciscana PCC 7113 DNA encodes the following proteins:
- a CDS encoding 2Fe-2S iron-sulfur cluster-binding protein, producing MTKSYKIQIHHRQAGTHHTVQVPDDRYILQSAENQGVKLPFSCRNGACTACAVRVIRGEVYQPEAMGLSPNLRDQGYALLCVSYPRSDLEVETQDEDEVYELQFGRYFAKGKVQFGLPLDED from the coding sequence ATGACTAAATCCTATAAAATTCAAATTCATCATCGCCAAGCTGGTACTCATCATACTGTACAAGTGCCCGATGACCGCTATATCTTGCAATCGGCAGAGAATCAGGGCGTGAAGCTGCCGTTTTCCTGTCGTAATGGAGCCTGCACCGCCTGTGCCGTGCGCGTTATTCGTGGTGAAGTCTACCAGCCAGAAGCCATGGGACTTTCTCCAAATTTGCGCGACCAAGGCTATGCTCTGTTGTGTGTGAGTTATCCTCGCTCCGACCTAGAGGTAGAGACGCAGGATGAAGACGAAGTCTATGAACTTCAGTTTGGTCGCTATTTTGCCAAGGGCAAGGTGCAGTTTGGACTGCCACTGGATGAGGATTAA
- a CDS encoding thermonuclease family protein produces MQRVVSGQTLDVLNPTQQTALIERVRLIGIEAPDFKQEPWGTAAKNRLEQMISQTANQPIVLKPVFLEPDVQEKDSTGRWLAYVWYNGVLINEQLVKEGYVLAAPRLPNTKYDARLARAQEYARLMGYGIWNPDQPMRSTPAEFRRQNP; encoded by the coding sequence GTGCAGCGAGTTGTCAGTGGGCAAACGCTAGATGTATTGAACCCAACCCAGCAAACTGCCTTAATTGAGCGGGTACGATTGATTGGCATTGAAGCACCCGATTTCAAGCAAGAGCCTTGGGGCACAGCAGCGAAAAATCGCCTTGAGCAAATGATTAGCCAAACGGCTAATCAGCCGATTGTCTTAAAACCTGTTTTCCTGGAACCGGATGTCCAAGAGAAAGACAGCACGGGTCGCTGGCTCGCCTATGTCTGGTATAATGGCGTTTTAATCAATGAGCAATTGGTAAAAGAAGGGTATGTGTTAGCCGCACCGCGATTGCCTAACACCAAATACGATGCTCGCCTTGCTCGTGCCCAGGAATATGCCAGACTCATGGGATATGGCATCTGGAACCCAGACCAACCCATGCGTTCGACCCCAGCCGAATTTCGTCGCCAAAATCCTTAA
- a CDS encoding inositol monophosphatase family protein, whose protein sequence is MSQHTPQQLQIFLDIATEAAMAAGAILKDYWGKLDEVEEKGRPGDLVTAADKDAEVAILKVLKRHVPHHSILAEESGQIGDNQNEYLWAIDPLDGTTNYAHQYPVAAVSVGLLVSGIPMVGAIYNPFRDELFRAARGLGATRNRRPIQVSETSDLSKSLLVTGFAYDRRETSDNNYAEFCHLTHLTQGVRRSGAASLDLADVACGRLDGYWERGLSPWDIAAGVVLVEEAGGKVTAYDGNPLKIDSGRILATNAHLHKHLSTELLQVPPLSGWK, encoded by the coding sequence ATGAGCCAACATACGCCCCAACAACTGCAAATTTTCTTGGACATTGCCACCGAAGCTGCTATGGCAGCGGGGGCTATCTTGAAGGACTACTGGGGCAAGTTAGACGAAGTAGAAGAGAAAGGGCGTCCTGGAGACTTAGTAACGGCTGCCGATAAAGACGCTGAAGTCGCCATCCTCAAAGTGTTAAAGCGTCATGTGCCCCATCATTCTATCCTAGCCGAGGAATCCGGTCAGATAGGAGATAACCAGAATGAATACTTGTGGGCAATTGATCCCCTGGATGGAACAACCAATTACGCTCATCAATACCCCGTTGCGGCTGTCTCCGTTGGACTCCTGGTTTCTGGAATACCTATGGTTGGAGCGATTTACAATCCCTTTCGGGATGAACTATTTAGAGCGGCAAGAGGTTTAGGAGCAACTCGTAACCGACGCCCGATTCAAGTGTCTGAAACGTCTGACCTGAGTAAAAGTCTACTCGTTACAGGTTTTGCCTACGACCGACGCGAGACTTCTGATAACAACTACGCTGAATTCTGTCACCTCACCCACCTCACCCAAGGCGTCCGCCGTAGCGGTGCCGCCTCCCTCGACCTAGCTGATGTGGCCTGCGGAAGACTGGATGGCTACTGGGAACGAGGACTTTCTCCTTGGGATATCGCGGCTGGGGTCGTGTTGGTGGAAGAAGCGGGTGGAAAAGTGACGGCTTATGATGGTAACCCCTTAAAAATTGATTCGGGTCGAATTTTAGCAACCAATGCTCATCTGCACAAACACCTAAGTACTGAACTGTTGCAGGTGCCCCCTCTTTCGGGTTGGAAATAA
- a CDS encoding J domain-containing protein: MSFQIERGLFKFDFNDHHAVIGVPVDADVKEVRKRYLKIARRLHPDSCKAASDSEKKLANQLLSKLVNPAYEQLSQGNNRDYLVTLGHMGRRLAAEGAKIPLASEAAKQLFRSGANLDNAYKSVVQKLATTQYDSLDQVLDKIAEISELNMVYLMLSKGELQKSPDRRPEARTPTGVSPKGSQTDPPGRKKDPNAPTPPGTAARPVSPLPDSGLTRAAEYIRRAEGYMAKNNFAAAVLELREALKLDPNNSRCHSLLGASFLKQNQATMAKVHLNKALQLNPNDELALKGKKHLDALQNTNGGQKSAPPPTSGTQSDQSGKSRGGGLFGGLFGGKKK, translated from the coding sequence ATGTCTTTTCAAATTGAGCGCGGACTCTTTAAGTTTGATTTCAACGATCATCACGCCGTGATAGGTGTTCCAGTTGATGCGGATGTGAAAGAAGTCCGCAAACGATATCTTAAAATTGCTCGAAGATTACATCCTGATAGTTGCAAAGCGGCAAGTGATAGCGAAAAGAAACTAGCCAATCAGCTATTATCCAAGCTTGTTAATCCAGCCTATGAACAACTGTCTCAGGGAAATAATCGGGATTACCTGGTTACTTTAGGGCACATGGGGAGACGTTTAGCGGCAGAAGGGGCTAAAATTCCCCTCGCTAGCGAAGCCGCCAAACAATTATTCCGCTCTGGTGCTAATTTAGACAATGCTTACAAAAGCGTAGTACAAAAGCTAGCTACAACACAATATGATTCCCTTGACCAAGTCTTAGATAAAATTGCTGAAATCAGTGAACTGAATATGGTTTACCTAATGCTTAGCAAGGGTGAACTGCAAAAATCTCCTGACAGAAGACCGGAGGCTCGAACGCCTACGGGAGTCAGCCCAAAAGGCTCTCAGACAGATCCTCCAGGCCGGAAAAAAGACCCGAACGCTCCTACACCACCAGGAACAGCGGCACGTCCTGTTAGTCCGCTACCGGATTCAGGACTCACGAGAGCGGCTGAGTATATTCGCCGAGCAGAAGGGTACATGGCAAAGAACAACTTTGCCGCCGCTGTTCTGGAGTTGCGTGAGGCACTCAAGCTAGATCCAAACAATAGCCGCTGCCATAGCTTACTCGGAGCCTCTTTTTTGAAGCAAAATCAGGCGACAATGGCAAAAGTTCACCTGAATAAAGCCTTGCAACTGAATCCTAACGATGAGTTGGCTTTGAAGGGCAAAAAGCATCTCGATGCACTTCAGAACACCAACGGGGGTCAAAAATCGGCTCCTCCACCAACTTCGGGCACACAGTCCGATCAATCGGGGAAATCGCGTGGCGGTGGCTTATTTGGGGGTTTATTTGGCGGTAAGAAAAAGTAG
- a CDS encoding ATP phosphoribosyltransferase regulatory subunit, translating into MVHQPPAGARDLLPLEVTQKRWIADRLQQVFHRWGYHQIITSTLEWLDTLMAGGAIQRSTVIQLQDAEAGTLGLRPELTASIARAFATRIAGSTNEATLSLPQRLYYNANVFRRPPMGHHGRQLEFYQSGVELLGAGGLLADAEILLLLADCLNQLGLQQWHLILGEAGLTRSLFSPFPPSVQEKVRKAIAHLDRVALETLPLSPELQERALFLFDLRGRPTDVLQKVASLDLDASERQIVEQLKALIERLEQSSPTPLPLMLDLSLVQTFEYYTGIVFEVVSDRDTSQRILGQGGRYDQLLGLYHPQGETYPGIGFCLNIEDLHYVLLSGSQLPRQTPASDWLVIPETTQSEAAAFAYAQKLRESEHLVRVEMDLGQRSPVDIREYARRHRITYLAWIKADGTPMIETLS; encoded by the coding sequence ATGGTTCATCAACCACCGGCGGGTGCACGAGATTTGCTTCCCCTGGAAGTGACTCAAAAACGTTGGATTGCCGATCGCTTACAGCAGGTCTTTCACCGCTGGGGATATCACCAGATTATTACATCGACCTTGGAGTGGTTAGATACTCTGATGGCAGGCGGAGCAATTCAGCGTTCAACCGTCATTCAGTTACAGGATGCTGAAGCGGGCACATTGGGACTGCGCCCAGAACTCACGGCTTCGATTGCTAGGGCTTTTGCCACGCGAATCGCAGGGAGTACCAATGAGGCAACGCTATCCCTACCCCAACGACTTTATTACAATGCCAATGTGTTCCGCCGACCGCCTATGGGTCACCACGGGCGTCAACTGGAATTTTACCAGTCTGGTGTTGAACTTCTGGGGGCTGGAGGACTGTTGGCAGATGCGGAAATTTTGCTGTTGTTGGCAGATTGCCTTAATCAGCTCGGTTTACAACAGTGGCATTTAATTTTAGGGGAAGCGGGGTTAACGCGATCGCTGTTTTCTCCCTTCCCCCCGTCAGTGCAAGAGAAAGTGCGAAAAGCGATCGCTCATCTGGATCGTGTCGCCTTAGAAACGCTACCCCTTTCCCCCGAATTACAAGAACGGGCGCTGTTTCTGTTTGATCTGCGGGGACGCCCGACTGATGTTTTACAAAAAGTGGCTAGTCTAGATTTAGACGCATCAGAACGCCAAATTGTGGAGCAGCTCAAAGCCCTGATCGAACGTTTAGAGCAATCCTCTCCCACTCCGTTGCCACTGATGCTCGACCTCAGCTTAGTTCAAACCTTTGAGTATTACACGGGTATTGTGTTTGAAGTCGTGAGTGACAGGGATACCAGTCAGCGAATTTTGGGCCAGGGGGGTCGTTATGACCAACTGCTGGGGCTGTATCATCCTCAGGGAGAAACCTACCCAGGAATTGGTTTTTGCCTCAATATTGAAGACCTTCACTATGTTTTACTTTCAGGGAGTCAGCTACCCAGACAAACACCTGCCAGTGATTGGTTAGTGATTCCGGAGACGACCCAGTCTGAGGCTGCGGCTTTTGCTTATGCCCAAAAGCTTAGAGAGTCTGAGCATTTAGTTCGCGTGGAGATGGATTTAGGGCAACGCTCGCCCGTAGATATCCGGGAGTATGCCCGTCGCCACCGGATTACTTACCTCGCTTGGATTAAAGCAGATGGCACACCGATGATTGAGACACTAAGTTAG
- a CDS encoding indolepyruvate ferredoxin oxidoreductase subunit alpha yields the protein MPHTIVTNTCEGVADCVDACPVACIHEGPGKNVKGTDWYWIDFATCIDCGICLQVCPVEGAIVPEERPDLQETP from the coding sequence GTGCCACACACGATTGTTACTAATACTTGTGAAGGTGTAGCCGATTGCGTTGATGCTTGCCCCGTTGCTTGTATCCACGAAGGGCCGGGGAAAAATGTCAAAGGTACGGACTGGTACTGGATTGACTTTGCTACGTGTATTGACTGCGGCATTTGCCTCCAAGTCTGCCCAGTAGAAGGCGCGATCGTGCCGGAAGAACGCCCGGATTTGCAGGAGACTCCTTAA
- a CDS encoding GUN4 domain-containing protein: protein MSYCLNLDCDKPQNPDDAKFCLTCGTKLLLKDRYRATKPLGRGGYSRTFAALDQDRLNHPCVIKLFMMPPDQDRKATELFNQEAVRLYELGKHDQIPEFYAHFEQNNRLYLVQEFIDGQTLFDELEDRVTQKGNLYQESEIQDILNDLLPVLHFIHEQGVIHRDIKPANIIRRRHDGKLILIDFGVAKQATIKALVEQGTMIGTVGYAPAEQLQFGEAYPASDLYALGATCIHLLTGIHPFNLYNSLSGCWLWRENMPSATTISPKLEDILNKLLQVLVKERYQTVHEVLKDLNPVDCVSDSRHFLNNVDIPLESEKNIDYTRLRDLLAEHNWKEADKETRKKMLEVMGQKQRGYLDNEDIEKFPSKDFRTIDRLWLHYSNKRFGFSVQKQLWMEEGGKPGVYNLIAYEKFGERVGWRVNDNWKLYSDLTFNSNMVPGHLPLGLSIGWGDGAIELVGVEGAVEVDCLFSRVDSCEL, encoded by the coding sequence ATGAGCTACTGTCTCAATCTCGACTGTGATAAGCCCCAAAATCCTGATGATGCAAAGTTTTGTCTTACTTGTGGTACAAAGTTACTCTTGAAAGACCGCTACCGGGCGACCAAACCTCTCGGTCGAGGTGGATATAGTAGAACTTTTGCTGCACTCGATCAAGACCGCCTCAACCATCCTTGTGTGATTAAGCTATTTATGATGCCACCCGATCAAGATCGAAAGGCAACAGAATTGTTTAATCAAGAAGCTGTGCGGCTATATGAACTCGGTAAACACGATCAAATTCCCGAATTTTATGCCCATTTTGAACAAAATAATCGTCTGTATTTGGTGCAAGAATTTATTGATGGGCAGACCTTATTCGATGAATTAGAAGATAGAGTTACACAGAAAGGAAACCTTTATCAAGAGAGTGAGATTCAGGATATTTTGAACGATTTGCTCCCTGTCCTCCACTTTATTCATGAGCAAGGAGTGATTCATCGGGATATCAAGCCAGCCAATATTATACGCCGTCGCCATGACGGTAAACTGATATTGATTGATTTTGGAGTTGCTAAACAAGCAACAATCAAAGCATTGGTTGAACAAGGAACAATGATTGGGACGGTGGGATATGCGCCAGCAGAACAACTTCAGTTTGGTGAAGCCTATCCGGCTAGCGATTTATACGCACTAGGGGCAACTTGTATTCATTTGTTGACGGGGATACACCCTTTTAATCTCTACAATTCTTTATCAGGCTGCTGGTTATGGCGAGAAAATATGCCATCTGCTACAACAATTAGTCCTAAGCTAGAAGATATTTTAAATAAACTGCTCCAAGTTTTGGTGAAGGAGCGCTATCAAACTGTTCATGAGGTACTCAAAGATTTAAATCCTGTTGATTGCGTTTCTGATTCTCGTCATTTCCTAAATAATGTTGATATACCTTTAGAATCAGAAAAAAATATTGATTACACGAGATTGCGAGATTTACTCGCCGAACACAATTGGAAAGAAGCTGATAAAGAAACCCGTAAAAAAATGCTAGAAGTTATGGGTCAAAAGCAGCGGGGTTATCTGGATAATGAAGATATTGAAAAGTTTCCTTCTAAAGATTTCCGCACGATTGATCGGCTGTGGTTACATTATAGTAATAAGCGCTTTGGCTTCAGTGTGCAGAAGCAACTTTGGATGGAGGAAGGTGGCAAGCCTGGAGTCTATAACTTAATAGCTTATGAAAAGTTTGGAGAGCGTGTCGGCTGGCGCGTGAATGATAATTGGAAATTATATTCTGATCTGACTTTCAACTCAAATATGGTTCCTGGACATCTTCCCCTGGGTCTAAGTATCGGATGGGGCGATGGAGCTATTGAATTAGTGGGAGTAGAGGGTGCTGTTGAGGTTGATTGTCTTTTTTCGCGTGTGGATAGTTGTGAATTATAA